A genomic segment from Arcobacter acticola encodes:
- a CDS encoding gamma-glutamylcyclotransferase family protein, with protein sequence MKETLFVYGTLMPNCPNGHVLENIVGKFVPATVRGYLKDAGWSASMGYPGIKLDTNGDTVHGFLFYSDNLINHWEKLDEFEGLEFERKEVTVERYDEIDIDTFIYELKATNDEIKESDL encoded by the coding sequence TTGAAAGAGACACTTTTTGTATATGGAACTTTAATGCCAAACTGTCCAAATGGTCATGTTCTGGAAAATATCGTAGGAAAATTTGTACCAGCAACTGTAAGAGGTTATCTAAAAGATGCAGGTTGGAGTGCTAGTATGGGATATCCTGGGATTAAGCTAGACACTAATGGGGATACAGTTCATGGATTTTTATTTTATTCAGATAATTTAATAAACCATTGGGAAAAATTAGATGAGTTTGAGGGCTTAGAGTTTGAACGTAAAGAAGTAACAGTTGAAAGATATGATGAAATTGATATTGATACTTTTATTTATGAATTAAAAGCTACAAATGATGAAATAAAAGAGTCAGACCTATGA
- a CDS encoding ArsR/SmtB family transcription factor yields MDIFLKTTSALNDETRVKLLKFININGKCCVCDLENSFDMIQSRLSRHLKILKEAGFLNVQREGRWAYYSVRFPLDEFRNSCIKEINTLQIELPVLKKACETKENN; encoded by the coding sequence ATGGATATATTTTTAAAAACAACTAGTGCCTTAAATGATGAAACAAGAGTAAAACTACTTAAATTTATAAATATAAATGGTAAATGTTGTGTTTGTGATTTGGAAAATTCATTTGATATGATTCAATCAAGACTTTCAAGACATTTAAAAATCTTAAAAGAAGCAGGATTTTTAAATGTTCAAAGGGAAGGAAGATGGGCTTATTATAGTGTTCGTTTTCCCCTTGATGAGTTTAGAAACTCTTGTATAAAAGAGATTAATACTTTACAAATAGAATTACCAGTTTTAAAAAAAGCTTGTGAAACAAAGGAAAACAATTGA
- a CDS encoding LrgB family protein, with protein MNYDALINYIHSTPLTWLILTLAAFKLGIIIYEKFNKHTLLQPIIIAYVILLSLIIYTNTSFEEYFKSVEIIHFFLGPATVALALPLYKNLKYIKSLFIPIVLTLFIAGIFSIAIAVSLLWIFGAELPTILSMTTKSITAPIAIITSEQIGAIPSLAVGFVLITGIIGALFGTIVFKLINIKYDTSKGFALGLVSHGIGTARAIEISEKAAAFSALAMGLSGIFTAVFLPMIITFFK; from the coding sequence ATGAATTATGATGCATTAATAAATTATATACATTCAACTCCCCTTACATGGTTGATTTTAACATTAGCTGCTTTTAAACTAGGAATCATAATCTATGAAAAGTTTAATAAACACACACTATTACAACCAATAATTATAGCTTATGTGATACTTTTAAGTTTAATAATATATACAAATACATCTTTTGAAGAGTATTTTAAGAGTGTTGAAATTATTCACTTTTTCTTGGGCCCTGCAACTGTCGCCTTGGCTTTACCCTTATATAAAAATCTAAAATATATAAAATCACTTTTTATTCCAATAGTTCTTACTCTTTTTATTGCAGGTATTTTTTCAATAGCAATTGCAGTGTCTTTATTATGGATTTTTGGAGCAGAACTTCCAACAATTTTATCAATGACTACAAAATCAATAACTGCTCCGATTGCAATTATAACATCAGAGCAAATAGGTGCTATTCCATCATTGGCTGTTGGATTTGTTTTAATAACTGGAATTATAGGGGCTTTGTTTGGAACAATTGTTTTTAAACTTATAAATATAAAATATGATACTTCAAAAGGTTTTGCACTTGGTTTGGTATCACATGGAATTGGTACTGCAAGGGCCATTGAAATAAGTGAAAAAGCCGCTGCTTTTTCAGCACTTGCAATGGGACTTAGTGGAATATTTACAGCTGTTTTTCTTCCTATGATAATTACTTTTTTTAAGTAA
- a CDS encoding CidA/LrgA family protein: MLKGIIVLLFFQFLGECIAKFFELLVPGPVIGMILLLLFLLVRKGSFISLDNAVALHLRYLPLLFIPAAMGIITQIDIITKEFWAIAIALFVGTIVALAFSAKFMDYLTIKGEKNEL, from the coding sequence ATGTTAAAAGGTATTATTGTTTTATTGTTCTTCCAATTTTTAGGGGAGTGTATTGCTAAGTTTTTTGAACTCTTAGTGCCTGGACCTGTTATTGGTATGATTTTATTATTGTTGTTTTTATTAGTTAGAAAAGGAAGTTTTATTAGTCTTGATAATGCAGTTGCTTTGCATTTAAGATATTTGCCACTTTTATTTATACCTGCTGCTATGGGAATAATTACTCAAATTGATATTATTACAAAAGAGTTTTGGGCAATTGCAATTGCTTTATTTGTGGGAACGATTGTAGCTTTGGCTTTTAGTGCAAAATTTATGGATTATCTTACTATTAAAGGGGAAAAAAATGAATTATGA